The Coccidioides posadasii str. Silveira chromosome 2, complete sequence genomic interval AGAAGGCTCGCGAGGGGGCTTTCGATGAACTCAGCAAGATTGAAGAAGATAAGTTGCGGCATCCAATCACATACAATCATTATTTCACAGACACTTTACAGAAAGCACAGTATGAACTTTTCTCGGCTGGGATTAAAGACATTAGTCAAAAAGCCACTGTGGAGATTGACGAGAAGACGTGGAGCGGTGGGCGGGGATATGAAAAGAGGAGCTACGTCGAACCTGGGCTCTTTCGTGGAATGCTTGACCAACTACTCGAACGTGACATGGACAGATTTTCTGCAGAGCAGGCGGTCAATGCGAACGATGCATATTATAAGGTATGTCAAACCCTAATGTCTGCCGTTCCTCTGAGAAGCTTAACTAACATTACATCAGGCGGAACGAAAGTATTTCATTGATGTGGTCGCCAAGCAAGTCATCGAGCGTCATCTGATTGCTCCCCTGGCCAGTATTTTCTCACCAAAAGTTTTGGCCTGCTACAGTGACAAACAGGTCCATTTTCTTGCATCTGAATCACCCAAAGTGGTTGAATTGCGAGAACATTtggaaaacaaaaacaagATGTTGGAAGGAGGTCAAGAAGCATTTCGCATGGCGATGGGACAAAAGTATGAtgattaactagttaatatGCAAGATCAGAGCGGTCATTTTTCTCTTCGAATACCCTTTGGCTGGTAGAAGCAGGAAGACTTGAGGATTCTGTATTCTCAAGATAATGTAGCAAAACTAATGAGCGTTTGTGTCAACTTTAATTCCAGAATACGGATCCATGCTTTGCTCTGAGAGACCCACAATTAGACAAAGACAATGGAAGATAGTGTAGAGAGCTTAACGCCAATTTGAAGGCAAAATTAGACCCGTGAAGTTCAGTTTTAGTTTCAAGCAGGTGATTTGTGAATccttgagaaaagaagaacTCAAGATGAAGTGATTCAATTGCAAGCTATAACATCTCGTCCTTAGGAAGCAAGTGACATGGATGCCATGAATGAATGCGGGAAGAATCGAATGGGGCCTTGATATTGGATGTAGTTGGGATATTTCACCGACCACGGGTACTATATGTGAAGATAGGCCTTCAAGACTAATGATTAGTACAGCCTGCAATGGTGGTCCATTGGATGCAAATGGTAACCTGAATGGAACTGTGAAATGCTCAGAAAATTGAACTTAaattatggagaagattttGACCATAAACATCCAAGTTtctataaaaaaaaaatcggAAAGCATGAATAGCTGAAGTAGAGATCCACCCCTCATCAATGGCAGCGGAGTGGTATCACAATGATGGCTGTTTCTCTTTATGCAGAAACCTTCTTCACTAGTTTATTACCAATATGCTCCAGAGATTTCTCAAAGCCGGCAAAGTTCTTTGCCTTCCAATTTGCTCCCTTAGCGCCAGGCTTGGCCGCGTTTCCTTTAAATGCGATATAGAGGACGTCGTGCTTCTCGTGGCCATTGTCTCCATTAAGACCCTCCTTAGGGAAGCAAGCCTGCGCAAGAGATACTGAAGTCTCTCCAACCAGAGTACCACCGTTGGTATCACCCCAAACGCCATAGAACTAACAAATAACACACATTAATCAGGGGGGTTTTCCTCTGGATAAGTAATCGGGGATGCCAAATTTACCAGTCTATTATTACAAACCACAGCCACCACGCTCAACGGCTTAATGCCGTACTTTGCCGGATTGAAGCTTGGTGAAGATCCCTCATTTCCGAGAACGACGTATCCATGTTTATTTGAATCGAGATCAGGAATACCATATTTCTTTACTTCATCCTTGAATGCAGTTTGATCCTGTCCCGAGGGATCGTTTTTGCAATCACCGGCGGATCTATTGGCGCCGTCACAGTCCACATCCATGTCTGCAAGACCCCTTGAATTCGAGGGCCCTGTGATATATATTATTCCCTGCGAGTCTAAGCGATCACCGCAGTAGACGAAGCCCTCTATTTTAAAATAAGTGCGTTAGCTTGCTGCGTCTGGCATGGGGTGGGGGACGGGAAGATCGGGTGCCACATACTCCTTCCGTGGCCGTCCTGGAATGAACTGCTTAAAGGCTTGCGGCATCGGTGGttctttgtttttttttggaaaAACCAATACATCAGTGTGGGGAACACATACAattgaagagaaatattcATACTTTGGCATAATTATACAGATCCTTCACGTTTGAAGGTACCTTCCGACCAAGGGCCATGCATTCAGCGCTCAAAAGCGCGGCAAGGAGAAGGGACTTGATAAGCATCTTGACCTGTAAGAGTGACTTTTAAACTCGTAGATGTTTTGGGGTCTATCAACAAAGAAAGACCGGATGTCTGGCGGCGCTTTATATACCTACGTAGAGGTAGAATTTCTTTCCGATTTTAAGACCGAAGGCGGTTATCAGCGCCGGGATCACCCGTTCATGGCACCATACTTTCCAGAATCCAGAATGCGATCAAAAAGGGATCACCAATACAATTCAGGCCCGCCATGTACAGGGGTGTCATCCATACAGCTTGGGGGTTAGCCTAAAGGCGAAAGCGGTGTTGAAACAAAAACGGCGCCATTTGAATCCTACGGGCCAGCAACCCTGCAGTTTTGGTCTTCACATAGTAATATGCATCAAGAAGCAGGCTTTCGGCTCGATGGCGAATCGTGAGCAATCCGAAACGACTCTGGTTTCTTAGAGAAGGGCTGTAAACAGGCACTCCTTCAAGGAGCAGAGCACCCGCACGAGCGATTACTTGAAAGCCCTAGGGAGTAGGAGTATAACCGGAGAAGCTAATGGGCATCTCAAATGTCCAGGCCATTCCAAAGGACGGGCCGCGCGCAACGAGCCCATGATTGATTGGCAGCTCCAAAAGGGGGCGGTAACTTTATTCGGGGTGAAACGGGCCGTGGGGCACGATCGTCCCAAGGTTCGCAGAGTGCAGAAATCTATGTATTTTGGTGGTCATGCAGCAGCAATCCTTCATGTAACAATttgaggaggacaatgatCAGACCACTCCATGAGGTTGATTGCACGATAACAACGGCCTTGCAAGTTTGTGCAGGGGAAGCCTTGCTCGTGGTCAGAATAAGCTCGCGGGACTCGGATTATTGTTTTCCCATACTTAAACGTCCAGCGCCACTTTGTGCACAGCCACTATTCTCAAATCGAAGGGTGGCGGTGCCAACCCAGAACCAGCCAATCATAAGCTAGGCGCTGTCGGAAGAAGCCTTGTGCCGCAA includes:
- a CDS encoding uncharacterized protein (CAZy:GH75~SECRETED:SignalP(1-20)~EggNog:ENOG410PPXK~COG:G); translation: MLIKSLLLAALLSAECMALGRKVPSNVKDLYNYAKNHRCRKPLSSSFQDGHGRKGFVYCGDRLDSQGIIYITGPSNSRGLADMDVDCDGANRSAGDCKNDPSGQDQTAFKDEVKKYGIPDLDSNKHGYVVLGNEGSSPSFNPAKYGIKPLSVVAVVCNNRLFYGVWGDTNGGTLVGETSVSLAQACFPKEGLNGDNGHEKHDVLYIAFKGNAAKPGAKGANWKAKNFAGFEKSLEHIGNKLVKKVSA